The following are encoded together in the Leuconostoc mesenteroides subsp. mesenteroides ATCC 8293 genome:
- the ftsH gene encoding ATP-dependent zinc metalloprotease FtsH, translating into MNNNKGGFLRSSVFYIFIFLAVVGMVYGLFGNDKTTTKTITSSEFIKALNDKELKSVTVQPGNSIYNVTGTYKKAQTATKDKGLSLFQPTQKVTKFTSTLLPNDASLKSVTDAATKTKTELVTKQAENSGFWLNLLVSLVPVLLIVAVFYLMMNQAGGGKGGQGGMMSFGKSKAKPSDPKDNKVRFADVAGAEEEKQELVEVVEFLKAPKKFVNLGARIPKGVLLEGPPGTGKTLLAKAVAGEASVPFFSMSGSDFVEMFVGVGASRVRDLFENAKKSAPAIIFIDEIDAVGRRRGTGMGGGNDEREQTLNQILIEMDGFEGSEGVIILASTNRSDVLDPALLRSGRFDRKILVGAPDVKGREAILNVHAKNKPLADNVDLKAIAQQTPGYVGADLENLLNEAALLAARRNKSKVDAADIDEAEDRIFQGPAKTNHNMSESERRTTAYHEAGHALVGLVRSEASVVRKVTIVPRGRIGGYALMTPKNDRYNLKYSEAKEQLAGLMGGRASEIFMFNEASSGASNDFQQATGLARQMVTAFGMSDKLGMVQLEGNASVGYADQAGNRAYSEETARLIDEEVRRLAREAFDDAIAILRDNKDKLTAIAEALLEVETLDEKQIKDIYLTGTFTRKDIQDDTELAKAKSFEEAKAAADAKDSQAEQRFEKQDEEKSSDDHSESKNEDTDSTDKSETDDNNTENK; encoded by the coding sequence ATGAACAATAATAAAGGTGGCTTCTTACGAAGCAGTGTATTCTATATTTTCATATTTCTTGCTGTTGTAGGAATGGTTTACGGCTTGTTTGGTAACGATAAGACAACCACGAAAACGATTACATCAAGTGAATTTATTAAAGCACTGAATGATAAAGAATTGAAGTCAGTTACAGTACAGCCTGGTAACAGCATCTATAATGTTACTGGAACGTATAAGAAGGCACAAACAGCAACCAAGGATAAGGGACTTAGTTTATTCCAACCTACACAAAAGGTAACTAAGTTTACGTCAACTTTGCTACCCAATGATGCGTCGCTAAAGTCAGTGACAGACGCTGCTACAAAGACTAAAACAGAATTAGTGACTAAACAAGCTGAAAATTCTGGATTTTGGTTAAACTTGTTGGTATCCTTAGTACCCGTTTTGTTGATTGTTGCGGTATTTTACCTGATGATGAACCAAGCTGGTGGCGGAAAAGGTGGTCAAGGTGGCATGATGAGCTTTGGTAAATCCAAAGCCAAACCTTCAGATCCCAAGGATAACAAAGTACGTTTTGCTGATGTTGCTGGTGCCGAAGAAGAAAAACAAGAACTGGTTGAAGTTGTTGAATTTCTAAAAGCGCCAAAGAAGTTTGTGAACTTAGGGGCTCGCATACCAAAGGGTGTATTGCTAGAGGGACCTCCCGGAACCGGTAAAACGCTTTTGGCCAAAGCCGTTGCTGGTGAAGCTAGCGTACCATTTTTCTCAATGTCAGGATCAGATTTCGTAGAAATGTTCGTTGGTGTTGGTGCATCCCGTGTTCGTGACTTATTTGAAAATGCTAAGAAATCTGCGCCAGCCATTATCTTCATTGATGAAATTGATGCAGTTGGTCGTCGTCGAGGAACAGGCATGGGCGGTGGTAATGATGAGCGTGAGCAGACTTTGAACCAAATTTTGATAGAAATGGACGGTTTCGAAGGTTCTGAAGGTGTTATTATTTTAGCATCTACTAACCGTTCTGATGTCTTAGATCCAGCGTTGCTTCGTTCAGGTCGTTTCGATCGTAAGATTTTAGTTGGAGCGCCGGATGTTAAAGGACGTGAAGCAATCTTAAACGTCCATGCAAAGAACAAGCCATTGGCAGACAATGTTGATTTGAAAGCTATTGCTCAGCAAACTCCAGGGTATGTTGGAGCGGATTTGGAAAACTTGTTAAATGAAGCGGCATTACTTGCTGCCCGTCGAAACAAGTCCAAAGTTGATGCTGCAGATATTGATGAGGCTGAAGATCGTATTTTCCAAGGTCCAGCCAAGACAAACCATAACATGTCTGAATCAGAGCGTCGTACAACTGCCTATCATGAAGCTGGTCATGCGTTAGTAGGATTAGTTCGTTCAGAAGCTTCAGTCGTTCGAAAAGTTACTATTGTTCCGCGTGGTCGCATTGGTGGTTATGCCTTAATGACGCCTAAGAATGATCGATATAACTTAAAATATTCAGAGGCTAAGGAGCAACTGGCTGGTTTGATGGGTGGTCGTGCCTCAGAAATATTTATGTTTAACGAAGCTAGTTCAGGCGCGTCAAATGATTTCCAACAAGCAACTGGTTTGGCTCGTCAAATGGTTACGGCTTTCGGAATGTCTGATAAGTTAGGCATGGTTCAACTTGAAGGTAATGCTAGCGTTGGCTATGCTGATCAAGCTGGTAACCGTGCATACTCTGAAGAAACAGCTCGTTTGATTGACGAGGAAGTACGTCGTTTGGCACGTGAAGCATTTGATGATGCTATTGCTATATTGCGCGACAATAAAGACAAATTGACAGCAATTGCTGAGGCTCTACTTGAAGTTGAAACATTAGATGAAAAGCAAATCAAGGATATTTATCTAACAGGAACCTTTACTCGTAAGGATATCCAAGATGATACAGAGCTTGCAAAAGCAAAGTCGTTTGAAGAAGCAAAAGCTGCTGCTGATGCTAAGGATTCACAAGCTGAACAACGCTTTGAAAAACAAGATGAAGAAAAGTCATCTGACGATCACTCAGAGTCCAAAAATGAGGATACTGATTCAACAGATAAGTCAGAAACAGATGACAATAATACAGAAAATAAGTAA
- the hslO gene encoding Hsp33 family molecular chaperone HslO yields MADQFIKAITKNKYFRTFAVNGTNLVHQAAQIHETSRIAAVVLGRGLLATTLTAQAVLKGEETLSTKINGRGPIGNVVVESDAKGSVRGYVTNPNLETLINEAGQLDVAKAVGKNGFLQVTKFAPYSDPYIGQSQLVSGEIGDDFTYYLAQSEQTPSVIGVSVYMNSDDTVAGAGGFLVQALPDATDEAIDQLELALKNMKPLSEMIQERYTPLEVLEEIFGKGEVEILQTAGIGLAAEPSKDAYAKMLLTLPASEIQAMIKEDHGAEIVGKFSGKRYFFTEEQLSEILKQIEKNNE; encoded by the coding sequence ATGGCAGATCAATTTATCAAAGCAATTACTAAAAACAAGTATTTTCGTACGTTTGCCGTAAATGGGACCAATCTCGTCCATCAGGCAGCGCAAATCCACGAAACATCGCGTATTGCTGCTGTTGTTCTTGGACGTGGTTTGTTGGCCACGACCTTGACAGCTCAGGCCGTTTTGAAAGGTGAAGAAACCTTATCAACAAAAATTAATGGACGCGGACCAATTGGCAATGTTGTAGTAGAATCTGATGCTAAAGGAAGTGTGCGTGGCTACGTAACCAATCCTAACCTTGAGACACTTATAAATGAAGCGGGACAGCTTGATGTGGCTAAAGCTGTTGGAAAAAATGGCTTTCTACAGGTTACAAAGTTTGCTCCCTACTCTGATCCTTACATAGGTCAGAGTCAATTGGTTAGCGGAGAAATTGGAGACGATTTTACATATTACTTAGCACAATCAGAGCAAACACCATCGGTTATAGGTGTTTCCGTTTATATGAACAGTGATGATACGGTTGCTGGAGCAGGTGGCTTTCTTGTTCAGGCGCTACCTGACGCTACTGATGAAGCAATTGATCAACTTGAGCTAGCTCTAAAAAACATGAAACCACTTTCTGAAATGATTCAAGAAAGATATACGCCATTAGAAGTGCTTGAAGAGATTTTTGGGAAAGGTGAAGTTGAGATACTTCAAACAGCTGGCATCGGTTTGGCCGCAGAGCCATCCAAAGACGCTTATGCTAAAATGTTGCTCACACTTCCAGCATCTGAAATTCAGGCAATGATCAAAGAAGACCATGGCGCTGAAATTGTGGGAAAGTTCTCCGGAAAGCGTTACTTTTTCACAGAGGAACAATTATCCGAAATTTTGAAGCAGATTGAAAAAAATAACGAGTGA